From the genome of Blastocatellia bacterium, one region includes:
- a CDS encoding M61 family metallopeptidase: protein MQGKTISYAIGQVVLLLLFASLTLASQTEKKMIDYTIAWQQANSHLFEIVIQVDTNGAEKLDFALPNWRPGRYLIQNYARNVQEFSVSNEKGEPLDWEKANKSTWQVKTNKSSRVKVFYKYFANILDAGASLLDDKEAYFNGTNLFMYLVNRRDQACRLTILVPENWQVATALKKDGNSFLAQNYDELADSPTIASPTLLLHQFIIGNTTYHLAFQGKLDYDIEVISQLKLFGGNAPFEHYWFLYHILPNTFWHGVEHSFSTSITMPANAFATDISRQTFYSISAHELFHAWNVKRIMPNVFLNPDYSQEAYTKLLWFFEGVTSYYGDLSLKRAGVIDERTYLAAIERNINQLQNTPGRLITSVEDASFNDWLQPDDRENSRISFYNKGEILGLLLDLQIRKQTANEKSLDDVMQYLL, encoded by the coding sequence TTGCAAGGCAAAACAATATCTTATGCCATTGGGCAAGTAGTATTACTATTATTATTTGCTTCTTTAACATTGGCTTCTCAAACAGAAAAAAAAATGATTGATTACACTATCGCTTGGCAACAAGCTAATTCCCACCTTTTTGAAATAGTTATCCAAGTTGACACTAACGGAGCAGAAAAACTAGATTTTGCTTTACCTAATTGGCGACCTGGACGCTATTTAATTCAAAATTATGCTCGTAATGTTCAAGAATTTAGTGTTAGTAATGAAAAAGGTGAGCCATTAGATTGGGAAAAAGCTAATAAATCTACTTGGCAGGTTAAAACCAATAAATCTAGCCGTGTTAAGGTGTTTTACAAGTATTTTGCTAACATTCTTGACGCAGGTGCTAGCCTTCTTGATGATAAAGAAGCCTATTTTAACGGTACTAACTTGTTTATGTACTTAGTTAACCGACGAGATCAAGCCTGTCGCTTAACTATTCTGGTTCCAGAAAATTGGCAAGTAGCTACAGCCCTAAAAAAAGATGGTAATAGCTTTTTAGCTCAAAACTATGATGAACTTGCTGACTCACCTACTATTGCTAGCCCTACATTATTGCTTCATCAATTTATTATCGGCAACACTACATATCATTTAGCTTTTCAAGGTAAGCTTGACTATGATATTGAAGTAATTAGCCAACTAAAGCTTTTTGGTGGCAATGCACCTTTTGAACATTATTGGTTTTTATATCATATTTTACCTAATACATTTTGGCATGGTGTAGAACACTCTTTTTCAACTTCTATAACAATGCCAGCAAATGCTTTTGCTACAGACATTAGCCGTCAAACCTTTTATTCCATTTCTGCTCATGAATTATTTCATGCATGGAATGTTAAAAGAATAATGCCAAATGTATTTCTTAATCCTGACTATAGCCAGGAAGCTTATACCAAGCTACTTTGGTTTTTTGAAGGTGTAACAAGTTATTATGGAGATTTAAGCCTTAAACGAGCAGGTGTTATTGATGAGCGAACTTATTTAGCTGCTATAGAAAGAAATATTAATCAATTGCAAAATACTCCTGGACGCTTAATTACTAGTGTAGAAGATGCTAGTTTTAACGATTGGCTCCAACCCGACGATAGAGAAAATAGCCGAATTTCCTTTTATAACAAAGGGGAAATATTAGGTCTACTACTAGACTTACAAATCCGTAAGCAAACCGCTAACGAAAAATCCTTAGATGATGTGATGCAGTATCTTTTATAA
- a CDS encoding PDZ domain-containing protein: protein MTEKSFDKFFDNYISGCEELPYSEILETVGLTLLSESDKTKPTVALGIRLGTEEQATILNVTSGSPAMLGGLSKGDTLLAINNTQVNSSSLSEILMNYQPGDKITVTIFRNRQLYNFPITLTGEGNITYKLKNLDNKTDVQKQVFNQWVSNLK, encoded by the coding sequence GTGACAGAAAAAAGCTTTGATAAATTCTTTGATAACTACATTTCTGGATGTGAAGAACTCCCCTATAGCGAAATTTTAGAAACTGTAGGGCTAACTCTTTTATCAGAGAGCGATAAGACTAAACCTACAGTAGCACTTGGTATTAGACTTGGAACAGAAGAACAAGCAACTATTCTTAATGTAACTTCTGGCTCACCTGCTATGCTAGGAGGTTTAAGCAAAGGTGATACTTTATTAGCCATTAATAATACTCAAGTAAACTCTAGTAGCTTATCAGAAATCCTAATGAATTATCAGCCTGGTGATAAAATTACTGTTACAATATTTCGCAATCGCCAACTATATAATTTCCCGATAACTTTAACAGGAGAAGGAAATATCACTTATAAGCTTAAAAACTTAGATAATAAGACGGATGTGCAAAAACAAGTTTTTAATCAATGGGTAAGCAATCTAAAATAA
- a CDS encoding cupin domain-containing protein: MVAIEHWDNSFGELSEKTMRKKLESEGYSVNTYHYPPGTYFPNHTHGYDKKDGVLKGKFLIKTAGQEFLLQAGDILPVPAGLVHSAEVIGNETVISLDASK, encoded by the coding sequence ATGGTTGCAATAGAACATTGGGACAATAGTTTTGGCGAACTTAGCGAAAAAACAATGCGAAAAAAGCTAGAGTCTGAAGGTTATAGTGTAAACACTTATCATTATCCTCCTGGGACATATTTCCCTAACCATACACATGGCTATGATAAAAAGGATGGAGTATTAAAAGGAAAATTTTTAATTAAGACGGCTGGTCAGGAGTTTTTGTTGCAGGCTGGTGATATTTTACCTGTACCTGCGGGACTGGTGCATAGTGCGGAAGTTATAGGAAATGAAACGGTTATAAGCCTTGATGCTAGTAAATAG
- a CDS encoding DUF4412 domain-containing protein: protein MFSHKNKIAKTLVFSILLLATLSISIFAQQETTNNAKNTDAKKEETAKAKTPLAELLASQPVIYTAKQVYTQGNGYVNTITYSQKGDWQRVDTEQNGIDMAVISRPDKDKKYIMVPSKQGYSELLGNSALFLRLDPFYLQQAAKLAPRNVKIESLGSEQTSGYTCDKYKISFDEANFVKTVTIWKAKDLQGLIVRQDLDFLQFKDKVELQDVRLEVNESLFELPKDFKSYATSQEMFQQRPQ from the coding sequence ATGTTTAGCCATAAAAACAAAATAGCTAAAACCCTTGTTTTTTCTATTTTACTATTAGCAACTTTAAGTATTTCAATATTTGCTCAACAAGAAACAACAAACAATGCAAAAAATACTGATGCAAAAAAAGAAGAAACAGCAAAAGCTAAAACTCCATTAGCTGAATTATTAGCCAGTCAGCCAGTAATTTACACAGCCAAACAGGTTTATACGCAAGGGAATGGTTATGTAAACACAATAACATATTCACAAAAAGGTGACTGGCAGCGCGTTGATACAGAACAAAACGGCATAGATATGGCCGTTATATCCCGACCAGATAAGGATAAAAAATATATTATGGTGCCAAGCAAACAAGGTTATAGCGAACTCCTTGGTAATTCTGCTTTATTTTTACGCTTAGATCCTTTTTACCTTCAACAAGCAGCTAAACTTGCACCTAGAAATGTCAAAATAGAATCTCTTGGTAGCGAGCAAACTTCTGGTTATACTTGCGACAAATATAAAATTAGTTTTGATGAAGCTAATTTTGTTAAAACCGTCACTATCTGGAAAGCAAAAGACTTACAAGGTTTAATTGTTCGCCAAGATTTGGACTTTTTACAATTTAAGGATAAAGTAGAGCTTCAAGATGTACGCCTAGAAGTAAATGAATCACTTTTTGAACTACCAAAAGATTTTAAGAGCTATGCTACAAGTCAAGAAATGTTTCAGCAAAGGCCACAATAA
- a CDS encoding MFS transporter has product MRSELNLSYVQIGILLSIPNLTASFLEPIIGILADSWNRRTLVLAGAIGFTLSLLAIALANNFLLLLLAFILIAPSSGAFVSLSQATLMDLEPDKVEQNMSKWAFAGSLGIVSGTLLVATTTTLINWRWLFVAMTSISVLLTIVAWRFNFPTTETEKSENIWISFKLGISRAISSAKEPKVLRWIVLLFFSDFMLDILHGFLALYFVDVAKTTTEKAAFAVLVWTLIGLPGDFFLILLLKRFSGLAYLKVSALVVLILFPMFLLIPSVAIKLVILGLLGIFNAGWYAILKAQLYQNMLGQSGTVMAFGSLLSLIQCFIPLALGFIAEIFGLSIAMWFLLLGPLALIVGLYKVEK; this is encoded by the coding sequence GTGCGTAGTGAGCTAAATCTTTCCTATGTGCAAATAGGAATATTACTTAGCATACCTAATTTAACAGCAAGTTTTCTTGAGCCAATCATAGGAATATTGGCTGATAGTTGGAACCGACGAACCTTAGTTTTAGCTGGTGCTATAGGCTTTACTTTATCTTTACTAGCTATTGCCTTAGCTAATAATTTTTTGTTGTTGCTACTAGCTTTTATATTAATTGCTCCAAGTTCAGGTGCTTTTGTTAGTTTGTCACAAGCTACACTTATGGATCTTGAGCCTGATAAAGTAGAGCAAAATATGTCTAAATGGGCGTTTGCTGGCTCTTTGGGAATTGTTTCAGGTACACTTTTAGTTGCTACCACAACTACATTAATAAATTGGCGTTGGTTGTTTGTTGCTATGACATCAATCAGCGTACTTTTAACTATTGTAGCTTGGCGATTTAACTTTCCAACCACAGAAACAGAAAAATCTGAAAATATTTGGATAAGTTTTAAGCTAGGCATAAGTCGGGCGATTAGTTCAGCTAAAGAACCTAAAGTTTTGCGCTGGATAGTTTTATTATTTTTTTCTGATTTTATGTTAGATATTTTACATGGATTTTTAGCACTTTATTTTGTTGATGTTGCAAAAACAACAACAGAAAAGGCTGCTTTTGCCGTGTTGGTTTGGACATTAATAGGGTTGCCAGGAGATTTTTTTCTGATTTTACTGTTAAAAAGATTTTCTGGGCTAGCTTACTTAAAAGTTAGTGCCTTAGTTGTATTAATATTATTTCCAATGTTTTTACTAATTCCAAGTGTTGCAATTAAGTTAGTTATACTTGGGTTATTAGGTATTTTTAATGCTGGTTGGTATGCAATTCTAAAAGCACAACTTTATCAAAATATGCTGGGTCAAAGTGGTACTGTGATGGCTTTTGGTAGTTTGTTATCATTAATACAGTGTTTTATTCCTCTTGCTTTAGGATTTATTGCTGAAATATTTGGACTATCAATAGCAATGTGGTTTTTGCTACTTGGCCCGCTAGCTTTGATTGTAGGACTGTACAAGGTAGAGAAATAG
- a CDS encoding choline dehydrogenase translates to MKKETSFDYIIVGAGSAGCVLANRLTEDPNVKVLLLEAGKADEQMEIHIPLAFSKLFLSNSDWAYYTQSQSQLNNRKLYWPRGKVLGGSSSLNAMIYIRGNKEDYNNWQNLGNDGWSYEKLLPYFRKSEHQERGESAFHGVGGPLNIADLRCANPLSEIFVKATNELNFPQNTDFNAEHQEGFGLYQVTQKDGKRCSAAVAFLHPILSRANLTVKTGATVKKLLISNKRVTAVSFIENGKEETIQADREVILSGGAINSPQLLMLSGIGAADELKNLNIDVVVDLPGVGKNLQDHLFMAVSYSCVEPISLAEAETEENVGKFIQAGQGPLTSNVGEAGGFIKTDSKLTSPNLQYHFAPLYYINHGFTAPKGHGFTIGPTLLKPKSVGYIKLNPVDPYQAPIIEPNYLTEKEDLETLVYGVKLAQEIAATKAFENYKGDFYGSKFSSDKDIAEFILNTVETLYHPVGTCKMGKDEMAVVDSSLKVYGLENLRVIDGSIMPEIVAGNTNAPIIMIAEKAADLIKENS, encoded by the coding sequence GTGAAAAAAGAAACTAGTTTTGATTACATTATTGTAGGTGCAGGTTCAGCCGGATGTGTTTTAGCCAATAGGTTAACAGAAGATCCAAATGTAAAAGTTTTGCTCCTAGAAGCAGGCAAAGCAGATGAACAAATGGAAATCCATATTCCACTAGCATTTTCAAAGTTATTTTTAAGTAACTCTGATTGGGCCTATTACACACAGTCGCAATCACAACTTAATAATAGAAAACTATATTGGCCTAGAGGAAAAGTTTTAGGTGGGTCAAGTTCTCTTAATGCAATGATTTATATTCGTGGTAATAAAGAAGATTATAACAACTGGCAAAACTTAGGAAATGATGGCTGGTCATATGAAAAACTATTACCATATTTTAGAAAAAGCGAACATCAGGAACGTGGAGAGTCAGCTTTTCATGGCGTAGGTGGGCCATTAAATATTGCTGATCTGCGTTGTGCTAATCCATTATCAGAAATATTTGTAAAAGCAACAAATGAACTAAATTTCCCTCAAAATACTGATTTTAATGCAGAACATCAAGAAGGATTTGGACTTTACCAAGTTACTCAAAAGGATGGAAAACGTTGTAGCGCGGCAGTAGCCTTTTTACATCCAATACTTTCTAGGGCTAATTTAACTGTAAAAACAGGTGCAACAGTCAAGAAATTACTCATATCAAACAAAAGAGTGACAGCCGTTAGTTTTATTGAAAACGGCAAAGAAGAAACCATTCAGGCAGATAGGGAAGTAATTTTATCTGGAGGTGCAATAAATTCTCCTCAACTGCTTATGTTATCGGGAATTGGTGCAGCAGATGAGTTAAAAAACTTAAATATAGATGTAGTAGTTGATTTGCCAGGTGTAGGAAAAAATCTACAAGATCATTTATTTATGGCCGTTAGTTATTCTTGTGTTGAGCCAATATCATTAGCAGAAGCAGAAACAGAAGAAAATGTAGGAAAATTTATTCAAGCAGGCCAAGGGCCATTAACCTCAAATGTTGGAGAAGCAGGAGGATTTATTAAAACAGATTCAAAATTAACTTCGCCAAACCTACAATATCATTTCGCTCCACTTTATTATATTAATCATGGTTTTACAGCCCCTAAAGGACATGGTTTTACAATCGGGCCAACACTACTTAAACCAAAGAGTGTAGGTTATATAAAACTTAATCCTGTAGATCCTTATCAAGCACCAATAATAGAGCCAAATTATTTAACAGAAAAAGAAGACCTAGAGACTTTGGTTTATGGAGTAAAACTAGCTCAAGAAATTGCCGCAACAAAAGCATTTGAAAATTATAAAGGCGATTTTTATGGCTCCAAATTTAGCAGTGATAAAGATATTGCTGAATTTATTCTTAACACCGTAGAAACTTTATATCATCCAGTAGGTACTTGTAAGATGGGAAAAGATGAAATGGCTGTAGTAGATTCAAGCTTAAAAGTATATGGATTAGAAAATTTGCGGGTAATAGATGGCTCAATTATGCCAGAAATTGTTGCAGGTAATACCAACGCCCCAATCATTATGATTGCAGAAAAAGCCGCAGATTTAATTAAAGAAAATTCATAA
- a CDS encoding cytochrome P460 family protein yields the protein MKNLLQKIIFSLVLSFQLLSNANGGLSDDAELWQYKKWTKVNSSPMRIADITAQLCAPQFPIDLSKEKNPHQDKFITVYVNDLGKTAMFSVNSKFPVGSIIAKEKLPTPTSKAELLTVMIKRKAGFNPASGDWEYLVLDPVKTAILERGKLERCNSCHLEKKDSDFVFRTYYFRK from the coding sequence ATGAAAAACCTATTACAAAAAATAATTTTTAGTTTGGTTTTGAGTTTTCAACTTTTATCAAATGCTAATGGTGGTTTAAGTGATGATGCAGAACTTTGGCAATATAAAAAGTGGACAAAAGTTAATTCTAGTCCAATGAGAATTGCTGATATTACTGCTCAACTATGCGCACCTCAATTTCCAATAGATTTATCAAAAGAAAAAAATCCTCATCAAGATAAATTTATTACTGTTTATGTCAATGATTTAGGCAAAACAGCAATGTTTTCTGTAAATAGCAAATTTCCAGTTGGCTCAATTATTGCTAAAGAAAAATTGCCTACACCAACATCTAAAGCAGAACTTTTGACAGTGATGATAAAAAGAAAAGCCGGATTTAACCCTGCTAGTGGTGATTGGGAATATTTAGTTTTAGATCCAGTAAAAACAGCTATTTTGGAGCGAGGAAAGCTAGAACGTTGTAACAGTTGCCATTTAGAGAAAAAAGATAGTGATTTTGTTTTTCGCACCTATTATTTTAGAAAGTAA
- a CDS encoding response regulator has translation MEILAAVSDMIFASKISGAASQVDANVTFVKSLDKLIEQSKALPIKMIILDLNNPRFDPLKAIEELKASPDSKEIPIVGFLSHVQVELRRKAQEMGCDFTMPRSQFNSNLADILSGKYFSLIAK, from the coding sequence ATGGAAATACTAGCAGCAGTTTCAGATATGATTTTTGCGTCTAAAATTAGTGGTGCAGCCAGTCAAGTTGATGCAAATGTTACTTTTGTAAAATCTTTAGATAAATTAATTGAACAATCTAAAGCACTTCCAATAAAAATGATTATTTTAGACCTTAATAACCCACGTTTTGACCCGCTAAAAGCTATTGAAGAGTTAAAAGCTTCTCCTGATTCTAAAGAAATTCCTATAGTTGGATTTTTAAGCCATGTTCAAGTAGAACTTCGCCGTAAAGCTCAAGAAATGGGCTGCGATTTTACAATGCCTCGTTCGCAGTTTAATAGCAATTTAGCAGACATTTTGTCTGGTAAATATTTTAGTTTAATAGCTAAGTAA
- a CDS encoding DEAD/DEAH box helicase → MSSLKEKFHKRKEQKLKPTEEKASLIDNSARQKQLAKLLEGIGSPETKDFIPDDFQLEAINLVAKEGYDVLVAAPTGSGKTWIATEAIKQALAQGNRAWYTSPLKALSNDKFQEFSKLFGSDKVGILTGDRKINPDAPLIVATTEIYRNSLYDAMNYLEIMNVGLVIFDEVHYLADRERGVVWEEAIIYSPPTIRALMLSATVGNAEELADWVGWARGTECRLVFHPTRPVPLRTAFVDTDGHLFPLTTLGHQLNPDIVALYDAKKSLSADRPRRKPSRQAFKFRNR, encoded by the coding sequence ATGTCATCATTAAAAGAAAAATTTCATAAACGTAAAGAACAAAAACTTAAACCAACAGAAGAAAAAGCTTCGCTAATTGACAACTCAGCAAGGCAAAAACAATTAGCGAAGCTGCTTGAGGGTATTGGATCACCAGAAACAAAAGATTTCATCCCAGATGACTTTCAATTAGAAGCTATAAACCTTGTTGCTAAAGAGGGTTATGATGTTTTGGTAGCTGCTCCAACTGGATCTGGAAAAACCTGGATTGCTACCGAAGCCATCAAACAAGCTTTAGCTCAAGGAAATCGTGCCTGGTATACCTCGCCATTAAAAGCACTATCTAATGATAAATTCCAAGAATTTTCTAAACTTTTTGGATCTGACAAAGTAGGTATCCTTACAGGTGATCGTAAGATTAATCCTGACGCTCCATTAATTGTAGCTACTACAGAAATTTACCGTAATTCTTTGTATGATGCGATGAATTATTTAGAAATAATGAATGTTGGACTAGTAATTTTTGATGAAGTTCATTATTTAGCAGATCGGGAACGGGGCGTTGTTTGGGAAGAAGCAATAATTTATTCTCCACCAACAATAAGAGCTTTGATGTTGTCGGCTACAGTGGGAAATGCTGAGGAATTAGCTGATTGGGTAGGTTGGGCGCGTGGGACAGAATGTAGACTAGTATTTCATCCTACTAGACCCGTCCCCTTGCGAACAGCTTTTGTTGATACGGATGGACATCTTTTTCCTTTAACAACCCTAGGTCATCAGCTAAACCCAGATATTGTTGCACTTTATGACGCTAAGAAATCCTTATCAGCAGATAGACCTAGACGTAAACCTAGCCGACAAGCCTTTAAGTTTAGAAATCGTTAA
- a CDS encoding YggT family protein — MTSNRIINNDIEQMTEQVNIKDIVRNGINAEVSRNASYLKASDIIEVQNLADKLKDKAIKEITESESKIIWFKTLSRISQVVDYIFYIFYGIIGLEIMLELFGARDANKFKQFLDTISAPLVAPFNGLMPNISLGVFQLMLSYIVAIIVYWLFHLAIKGLFKLMLHKKAVV; from the coding sequence ATGACTAGCAATAGAATTATTAATAACGATATTGAACAAATGACAGAACAGGTAAACATTAAAGATATTGTGCGAAATGGTATTAATGCCGAAGTAAGTCGTAATGCTAGTTACTTAAAAGCGAGCGATATTATAGAAGTACAAAATCTAGCAGATAAATTAAAAGATAAAGCTATTAAAGAAATTACTGAAAGTGAATCAAAAATTATTTGGTTTAAAACTTTATCGCGTATCTCACAAGTTGTAGATTATATCTTCTATATTTTTTATGGAATTATTGGTTTAGAGATAATGTTAGAGCTATTTGGAGCAAGAGACGCTAATAAATTTAAGCAGTTTTTAGATACTATTTCTGCTCCTTTAGTAGCTCCTTTTAATGGACTTATGCCAAATATTTCTCTTGGTGTATTTCAATTAATGCTTTCATATATTGTAGCAATAATTGTTTATTGGCTGTTTCATTTAGCAATCAAAGGTCTTTTTAAGCTAATGCTTCATAAAAAAGCTGTTGTCTAA
- a CDS encoding IPT/TIG domain-containing protein, giving the protein MFTNRSSKVSQFLIIILALQLIAPTYLNAYSPNPNIIKKKTYQNLYKSTKKPLAVRYLKPLQQSSNIQLFGPNQDANPVVNENNQIQLTATDSSGNTLTDVTFESGSPDVASIDSQGMVSGKVQGYATVTARRGNESISIFVTVAKVDSTKGKQASGDTKVDSSGAIYISDPTNHIIFKRESADADAANFAGKMGSRGKTDGDALESLFAGPTAVAVDNRSQGGIYIADTLNHSVRRVDFNNKVTTILGTGAPGINTADVTPFSQAAFSSPQGIAVNSAGNLFVADTDNHAIYMVDFAKQEVRLLAGEPGVSGKVNDNGRAARFSSPTALSIQSSSTSFFGSSTSEVLFVTDTGNNRIRSVSMDGTVTTIGKISSSSAANPGDFLANNISPLAESDEFVFNTPRSVSVDELGNIYIVDSAGAKVITQTAQQTNVMTSLGQPSVSFSQAMSVVVRGTQAFVLDNKASETEALKVVTIGEPQIDGLSQDMDVIDGGAEITIRGKNFGPETIVVVGDSLVRNAIVDNATTIRLIVPPQNAPGKRTISVQTRGGVTQQEFTILAPPFRLLNDGEITTVSGGIPFLGDGGKATQANLKFPRSIATDGQGNTFIVDAAHNRVRKIDRTGRITSVAGTGASGSGPDGGPAIATALDLFPFSGVTVDSSGSLLVTEAANGKVRRVDGQTGIISTIAGNGQPGFSGDGGLATSASLTAPSNTIVDSTGNIFISDTRNNRIRRVDAQTRIITTFAGNGQPGFSGDGGPATNASLNNPDKIALDLNGNLLIADTNNHRIRMVDARTGIIRTIAGNGRADFSGDGGSPTQASLNSPNSITVSPTGNIIIADTLNRRIRGIDIRQGIIVTIAGNGMPDNQGDNGPANRASIGRPEDIALDGAGNLLIADSENGQVRIVNRTGMIRTFSW; this is encoded by the coding sequence ATGTTTACCAATCGCTCTAGTAAAGTTAGTCAATTTTTAATAATAATTTTGGCATTACAATTAATAGCTCCTACTTACTTAAATGCTTACAGTCCAAACCCTAATATAATTAAAAAGAAAACTTATCAGAATCTATATAAATCTACAAAAAAACCTTTAGCAGTCCGCTATCTAAAACCTTTGCAACAAAGCTCTAATATACAATTATTTGGCCCTAATCAAGATGCAAATCCTGTAGTTAATGAAAATAATCAAATTCAACTTACTGCAACAGATAGCAGCGGAAACACTTTAACGGATGTGACTTTTGAATCTGGAAGTCCAGATGTTGCCAGTATAGATAGCCAAGGCATGGTGTCAGGTAAAGTTCAAGGCTATGCAACCGTAACAGCACGAAGAGGGAATGAAAGTATTTCAATTTTTGTTACAGTCGCCAAAGTTGATAGCACAAAAGGTAAACAAGCATCAGGTGACACTAAGGTTGATTCTAGCGGGGCAATTTACATTAGCGACCCTACTAATCATATTATTTTTAAGCGTGAATCTGCTGATGCTGATGCTGCAAATTTTGCAGGAAAAATGGGTAGTCGAGGAAAAACAGATGGAGACGCGCTAGAATCTTTATTTGCTGGGCCAACTGCCGTAGCCGTAGACAATCGCAGCCAAGGCGGTATTTATATTGCTGATACGCTTAATCATAGTGTTCGTAGAGTTGATTTTAATAACAAAGTAACAACTATTTTAGGTACTGGCGCGCCAGGAATTAATACAGCCGATGTCACCCCGTTTTCCCAAGCTGCTTTTAGTAGCCCACAAGGAATTGCAGTAAATTCGGCTGGAAATTTATTTGTTGCTGATACAGATAACCATGCCATTTATATGGTAGATTTTGCTAAACAAGAAGTTCGTCTTTTAGCAGGTGAGCCGGGAGTAAGTGGAAAAGTTAATGATAATGGCCGAGCCGCTAGATTTTCTAGTCCTACAGCTTTAAGCATACAATCTAGCAGCACTAGTTTTTTTGGTTCATCTACTAGCGAAGTTTTATTTGTTACTGACACAGGTAATAACCGGATTCGCTCCGTTTCAATGGATGGAACAGTTACAACAATAGGAAAAATTTCCTCTAGTTCTGCTGCAAATCCTGGTGATTTTTTAGCCAACAATATTAGCCCTTTAGCCGAAAGTGATGAGTTTGTTTTTAATACTCCTCGCTCTGTTAGCGTTGATGAGCTTGGAAATATTTATATAGTAGATAGCGCAGGTGCAAAAGTAATTACACAAACTGCACAGCAAACCAATGTGATGACATCCTTGGGTCAACCTAGCGTAAGTTTTAGCCAAGCAATGAGTGTAGTTGTCCGAGGAACTCAAGCTTTTGTTTTAGATAATAAAGCCAGCGAAACAGAAGCATTAAAAGTTGTAACTATTGGTGAACCTCAAATAGATGGACTCAGCCAAGATATGGATGTAATTGATGGCGGAGCAGAAATAACAATTAGAGGTAAAAACTTTGGCCCAGAAACTATTGTTGTTGTTGGTGATAGTTTAGTTAGAAATGCCATTGTTGATAATGCAACAACAATTCGTTTGATTGTCCCACCGCAAAACGCGCCTGGTAAAAGAACTATTTCCGTACAAACTCGCGGAGGAGTAACACAACAAGAATTTACCATTTTAGCACCACCTTTTAGGCTTCTTAATGATGGAGAAATTACAACGGTTTCCGGCGGTATTCCATTTTTAGGCGATGGTGGAAAAGCGACTCAAGCTAACTTAAAGTTTCCTAGAAGTATTGCTACAGATGGTCAAGGTAACACTTTTATTGTTGATGCTGCACATAACAGAGTCCGTAAAATTGACCGTACAGGTAGAATTACCAGCGTAGCTGGAACGGGTGCATCCGGTTCGGGCCCTGATGGAGGCCCGGCTATTGCAACAGCTTTAGATTTATTCCCCTTTAGCGGTGTTACGGTTGATAGTTCTGGTAGCTTACTTGTCACAGAAGCAGCTAATGGAAAAGTCCGTCGTGTTGATGGTCAAACAGGCATTATTAGCACTATTGCAGGTAATGGACAACCTGGTTTTAGTGGGGATGGTGGGTTAGCTACTAGTGCTAGTTTAACCGCACCTAGCAACACCATTGTTGATAGTACAGGTAATATTTTTATTTCTGACACAAGAAATAATCGCATCCGCCGTGTTGATGCACAAACCAGAATAATCACTACATTTGCAGGTAATGGGCAACCTGGTTTTAGTGGGGATGGCGGGCCGGCTACAAATGCTAGCTTAAATAATCCAGATAAAATTGCACTTGATTTAAATGGTAACTTGTTAATAGCAGACACTAATAATCATCGTATCCGTATGGTAGATGCTAGAACAGGCATTATTAGAACCATTGCTGGAAATGGTAGAGCAGATTTTAGCGGTGATGGTGGTTCACCTACACAAGCTAGCCTTAATTCCCCAAATAGCATTACAGTTAGCCCAACTGGAAATATAATTATTGCTGACACGCTTAATCGTCGAATCCGTGGTATTGATATAAGACAAGGCATTATTGTTACAATCGCTGGAAATGGAATGCCAGATAATCAAGGCGATAATGGCCCGGCTAACCGTGCTAGCATTGGACGACCAGAAGATATTGCTTTAGATGGTGCTGGCAATTTACTTATTGCTGATTCAGAAAATGGACAAGTTAGAATTGTTAACCGTACTGGAATGATTAGAACCTTTAGCTGGTAG